A DNA window from Paraburkholderia hospita contains the following coding sequences:
- a CDS encoding tyrosine-type recombinase/integrase, with protein MSTPSSAHLVLVHPAPLERLVIPAALDGHAGTNRATGGIAQIAAANDLEAIRAWLARFADKRTTFDSYRKEAERLLLWSLVQLGKPLSSLTHEDCLRYQRFVADPQPAATWIANAGAGGGRKHARGDARWRPFHGPLSPASIRQAMVILNVLFSWLVQAGYLAGNPLALSRQRTPKAAPRITRYLEPGLWQEVKDFIASMPQQTARDRAHYHRVRWLFTLLYLGGLRIAEAGGNTMGQFFVRRDAGGTMRWWLTVHGKGDRERLVPATRELMTELSRYRQSLGMTALPSPNEATPLVMPIGSTAGSTVGSTADGTAAKTAGRTNSSTRDTTQPPSTRPLTRAAVHTIVKDVFARAAERLRKQGDEHAVRADLLQKASAHWLRHSAGSHMADHQVDLRHVRDNFGHASLTTTSIYLHVDEDRRHQETDEKHRIDW; from the coding sequence ATGTCCACGCCATCGTCAGCCCACCTGGTGCTGGTGCACCCCGCCCCGCTGGAAAGGCTCGTGATCCCGGCGGCACTCGACGGCCACGCCGGGACCAACCGCGCCACCGGCGGCATCGCGCAGATCGCCGCCGCGAACGATCTCGAGGCGATCCGCGCGTGGCTCGCGCGCTTCGCCGACAAACGGACCACCTTCGACAGCTACCGCAAGGAAGCCGAACGGCTGCTGCTGTGGTCGCTCGTGCAGCTGGGCAAGCCGCTCTCGTCCCTCACCCACGAGGACTGCCTGCGCTACCAGCGCTTCGTCGCCGATCCGCAGCCGGCCGCCACCTGGATCGCCAACGCCGGCGCGGGCGGCGGCCGCAAGCATGCGCGTGGCGACGCCCGCTGGCGGCCGTTTCACGGCCCGCTGTCGCCCGCCAGCATCCGCCAGGCGATGGTGATCCTGAATGTGCTGTTTTCGTGGCTGGTGCAGGCCGGGTATCTCGCCGGCAACCCGCTCGCGCTCTCGCGCCAGCGCACGCCGAAGGCCGCCCCGCGCATCACCCGCTATCTCGAACCGGGCCTGTGGCAGGAGGTCAAGGACTTCATCGCGTCGATGCCGCAGCAGACCGCCCGGGACCGCGCGCACTATCACCGCGTGCGCTGGCTCTTCACGCTGCTGTATCTGGGCGGCCTGCGCATCGCCGAGGCCGGCGGCAACACGATGGGCCAGTTCTTCGTGCGGCGCGACGCCGGCGGGACGATGCGCTGGTGGCTGACCGTACACGGCAAGGGCGACAGGGAAAGGCTGGTGCCGGCGACGCGTGAACTGATGACCGAGCTCTCGCGCTACCGGCAGTCCCTGGGCATGACAGCTCTTCCCTCACCTAATGAGGCGACGCCACTCGTCATGCCGATAGGAAGCACTGCGGGTAGCACTGTAGGTAGCACAGCGGATGGGACTGCCGCAAAGACGGCAGGACGCACAAACAGTTCGACGCGGGACACAACGCAGCCCCCCTCAACCCGGCCGCTCACGCGCGCCGCCGTGCACACGATCGTCAAGGATGTGTTCGCCCGCGCGGCTGAACGGCTACGCAAACAGGGAGATGAACATGCGGTGCGCGCCGACCTGCTGCAAAAGGCGTCGGCCCACTGGCTACGGCACAGCGCCGGTTCGCATATGGCCGACCATCAGGTGGACCTGCGACACGTGCGGGACAACTTCGGGCATGCGTCGCTGACCACGACCAGTATCTACCTGCACGTGGACGAGGATCGCCGGCATCAGGAAACCGACGAGAAACACCGGATTGACTGGTGA
- a CDS encoding site-specific integrase — protein MTARRTTIRQLPLTEVVDRDTPGATPVSITTPEGGAIYHTVLLADPDTSRRRDSRPQSIAGTFPLFPVVRLADGTPWAEANIWLIDMMESKSSPNMLTFASIADDLVAFRRYLDDEGIDWLVFPVNKRQRPTYRYSASIKLAVQAGELSPSVARRRMGTIVRFYRWLMTEAGFKPVNAPWVESDRFIEFKDQKGFSSVIEVKTTDLSISGRRAEDPWDDRIQDGARLRPLPSSEQSVLLESLAALGNTEMTLVHLFALLTGARIQTVLTMRAKHVMRKPGEFHGDDIRLACGPGTGIDTKGGVKGVLHLPRGFYERLYIYMHSDRARKRRQLADGGDHFDQPLFLSHRGAPLYEDRASRAPVSTGPHVRRHLKTGQAVRQFIRDELLPMMRVQLGNPRYEFSFHDLRATYGLNMVDTMTANETKYTRALDQLRQLMWHARPSTTEIYLGYRENRKLFDAVQDGWGTHLSALVTRALDTAVAA, from the coding sequence ATGACAGCAAGACGAACCACCATCCGGCAACTGCCGTTGACCGAGGTTGTTGACCGCGACACACCCGGCGCGACGCCGGTCAGCATCACCACGCCCGAGGGCGGCGCCATCTACCACACGGTCCTGCTCGCAGACCCGGACACCAGCAGGAGGCGCGACTCCCGTCCGCAGTCGATCGCAGGTACCTTCCCACTTTTCCCTGTTGTCCGACTCGCGGACGGCACGCCGTGGGCTGAGGCGAACATCTGGCTCATCGATATGATGGAGTCGAAGTCGTCGCCCAACATGCTGACCTTCGCCAGCATCGCAGACGATCTGGTGGCGTTCCGTCGTTATCTGGATGACGAGGGCATCGACTGGCTGGTGTTCCCCGTGAACAAGCGGCAACGTCCGACCTACCGCTATAGCGCCTCGATCAAGCTGGCCGTGCAGGCAGGCGAACTGTCTCCGAGCGTCGCCAGGCGTCGTATGGGCACTATCGTGCGCTTCTATCGCTGGCTAATGACCGAAGCAGGCTTCAAGCCCGTGAACGCGCCGTGGGTCGAATCTGACCGGTTCATCGAGTTCAAGGACCAGAAGGGCTTCAGCAGCGTGATCGAGGTCAAGACCACCGACCTGTCGATCAGTGGTCGGCGCGCAGAAGACCCGTGGGACGACCGCATTCAGGACGGCGCTCGCCTGCGCCCGCTCCCCTCTTCCGAGCAGTCGGTACTGCTTGAATCGTTAGCCGCTCTCGGCAACACCGAGATGACGCTCGTTCATCTGTTCGCACTGTTGACGGGCGCTCGGATCCAGACGGTACTGACCATGCGCGCGAAACACGTGATGCGCAAGCCGGGCGAGTTTCACGGCGACGACATCCGTCTCGCCTGCGGACCGGGTACGGGCATCGACACGAAGGGCGGTGTCAAGGGCGTGTTGCATCTGCCGCGCGGTTTCTACGAGCGGCTGTACATCTATATGCACAGCGATCGTGCGCGCAAGCGTCGCCAACTGGCAGACGGCGGCGATCACTTCGACCAGCCGCTCTTTCTGAGCCATCGCGGTGCGCCGCTCTACGAGGACCGCGCGTCGCGCGCCCCGGTCAGCACTGGCCCGCACGTACGCCGTCACCTCAAGACGGGGCAGGCCGTACGCCAGTTCATCAGGGACGAACTGTTGCCCATGATGCGCGTACAGCTCGGCAACCCCAGGTACGAGTTCAGCTTCCACGACCTGCGCGCGACCTACGGGCTGAACATGGTCGACACGATGACAGCGAATGAGACTAAGTACACCCGGGCACTCGATCAGTTGCGGCAGTTGATGTGGCACGCCCGGCCGTCCACGACCGAGATTTACCTCGGCTACCGCGAGAACCGCAAGCTCTTCGACGCTGTGCAGGACGGCTGGGGCACGCACCTGTCGGCACTGGTCACGCGCGCCCTCGACACTGCGGTGGCAGCATGA
- a CDS encoding HU family DNA-binding protein, whose protein sequence is MNRHELIDAVAATTGGSKTSTAEAIDVILEAVTAAVIRGETVQLIGFGSFSTGARAERAGRNPSTGETIAIPAAKTVRFTAGTAFRDAVNAG, encoded by the coding sequence ATGAACAGACACGAACTGATTGATGCCGTTGCGGCTACCACAGGCGGGAGCAAGACCAGCACGGCCGAAGCCATTGATGTCATTCTCGAGGCCGTGACGGCGGCCGTCATCCGCGGCGAGACAGTCCAGCTGATCGGATTCGGCTCGTTTTCGACGGGGGCGCGCGCCGAGCGCGCGGGGCGGAATCCTTCTACCGGCGAGACAATCGCCATTCCGGCGGCGAAGACCGTCAGGTTCACCGCAGGAACGGCGTTCAGGGACGCCGTCAATGCCGGGTGA
- a CDS encoding DUF1488 family protein codes for MDTLEFEPQVLAGRGVSFSLPCPQGPVECMVTIKALQDCFWLEPNADDIRILRAFRNGYGRIRAIAERKVLAHPATHLELTTADFARR; via the coding sequence ATGGATACCCTTGAATTCGAACCTCAGGTGCTTGCCGGCCGCGGCGTATCGTTCAGCCTTCCCTGTCCCCAGGGGCCAGTCGAATGCATGGTCACGATCAAGGCACTGCAGGACTGCTTCTGGCTTGAACCCAACGCCGATGACATCCGGATCCTGCGTGCCTTCCGCAATGGCTATGGCCGTATCCGGGCGATCGCCGAGCGCAAGGTACTCGCTCATCCAGCCACGCACCTTGAACTGACCACCGCCGATTTTGCGCGCCGGTGA
- a CDS encoding integrase translates to MSRLYEEVCMPLAEGTTLLHPERALLKWEGLASRSDIGRICYLTRDTSSRQRTRRTFDQTSFSSERAKVVRLLVAQLSGRMTLGAMRPKTVYGALRVMLDFVNWADMQGLHQVLCDEKATADAVHRYFREKREQVSLGSLHRNSVARYQRNLLSMLRELFRDDDFCTDARVLRSQEAASVPTAVPDAEAQASLLAWADALFNSITTLVLDFKPYPMHVTTARGEHLCLVPHPFGRNKGDDSRGLLGWNLETGEPRTREELTTRMAGAGAKNPRTSSWSIARLTAKNLAAANADAQSPIRRSHASIAVSCFAALFLAETGINLAQLLAMKWSPGLAASLQDASVARQKFREVKYRAAGKDVTFTVSLGFMPKLKTYLALREYLVQDADCDGLFIVVGNQVQLRRPIGLPTEFLTLLYARLNKLGIVLPRISARQWRAAKQDWAVSNHGPIVAAKLMGHSLATALRSYSNGTDAAHKAEMGAFLALVEKTVLKPVNDPAGSIRSAVGVCIEFNKPAPIAASVTVQPDCRSTEGCLFCDQYRVHADVADIRKLLSCRHCVRLVSGRADSIEQYDSSFGAVLRRVDFLLDELRKRDAALVHQIEQDVDIEGNLDTFWLAKLNQLFELGVA, encoded by the coding sequence ATGAGCCGCCTTTATGAGGAAGTGTGCATGCCGCTCGCGGAGGGCACAACGCTGCTGCACCCCGAACGCGCGTTGCTCAAGTGGGAAGGCCTTGCCAGCAGGTCCGATATCGGGCGGATCTGCTACCTGACGCGTGATACGTCGAGCCGGCAGCGCACGCGACGCACTTTCGACCAAACAAGCTTCAGCAGCGAACGGGCCAAGGTCGTACGCCTGCTGGTGGCGCAGCTTTCCGGGCGTATGACCCTTGGCGCGATGCGTCCGAAGACGGTCTACGGTGCTCTGCGCGTCATGCTTGACTTCGTCAACTGGGCCGACATGCAGGGCCTGCATCAGGTGCTCTGTGACGAGAAGGCTACCGCGGACGCGGTTCATCGCTACTTCCGTGAGAAGCGCGAACAGGTCTCATTGGGCAGCCTGCACCGCAATTCCGTCGCCCGCTATCAGCGCAATCTGCTGTCGATGCTACGTGAGCTCTTCAGAGACGACGACTTCTGTACCGATGCGAGGGTGCTGCGCAGCCAAGAGGCTGCTTCTGTGCCAACGGCTGTGCCAGATGCCGAAGCACAAGCCTCCCTGCTCGCATGGGCTGACGCACTCTTCAACAGCATCACCACGCTCGTACTCGATTTCAAGCCGTACCCGATGCACGTGACCACGGCACGAGGCGAGCATCTTTGCCTTGTTCCGCACCCATTTGGCCGTAATAAAGGCGACGACTCGCGCGGCCTGCTTGGCTGGAATCTGGAGACGGGAGAGCCGCGCACTCGCGAAGAACTCACGACGCGCATGGCTGGGGCAGGAGCTAAAAATCCTCGAACGAGTTCGTGGAGCATCGCCAGGCTAACGGCTAAAAATCTTGCGGCGGCGAACGCGGACGCGCAGTCTCCGATCCGCCGCTCGCACGCTTCGATAGCGGTCTCCTGTTTCGCCGCGCTGTTTCTCGCCGAAACAGGCATCAATCTCGCGCAACTGCTGGCCATGAAGTGGAGCCCGGGGCTCGCCGCGAGCCTGCAGGATGCGTCAGTTGCACGTCAGAAGTTTCGCGAGGTCAAGTACCGTGCAGCCGGGAAGGACGTAACGTTTACCGTCTCGTTGGGTTTCATGCCGAAGCTCAAGACGTATCTGGCGCTGCGCGAGTATCTGGTGCAGGACGCAGACTGCGACGGGTTATTCATCGTAGTCGGGAATCAGGTACAGCTACGACGGCCAATCGGTCTCCCAACCGAATTTCTGACTCTGCTTTACGCGCGGCTCAACAAGCTCGGGATCGTGCTGCCGCGAATTAGCGCACGTCAGTGGCGCGCGGCGAAGCAGGATTGGGCGGTGAGCAACCACGGCCCCATCGTCGCAGCGAAGCTGATGGGGCACTCGCTGGCCACGGCACTGCGTTCATACTCGAACGGCACGGACGCCGCACACAAGGCAGAGATGGGCGCGTTCCTCGCTTTGGTGGAGAAGACCGTGCTCAAGCCCGTCAACGACCCGGCGGGCAGCATCAGGAGTGCGGTGGGTGTCTGCATCGAGTTCAACAAGCCTGCGCCAATCGCGGCATCGGTCACCGTACAGCCTGATTGCCGCTCGACCGAAGGGTGTCTCTTCTGCGACCAGTACCGCGTACACGCTGACGTCGCCGACATCCGCAAGCTGCTGAGCTGTCGTCACTGCGTCAGGCTCGTGAGCGGACGTGCCGACTCGATTGAGCAGTACGACAGTTCGTTCGGTGCCGTGCTGCGGCGCGTTGACTTCCTGCTGGATGAACTGCGCAAGCGCGACGCCGCGTTGGTCCATCAGATTGAGCAGGACGTTGACATCGAAGGGAATCTGGACACTTTCTGGTTGGCCAAGCTCAACCAGCTTTTCGAATTGGGAGTGGCATGA
- a CDS encoding integrase → MNNTLIAPIAERPDWYRVEDDTVVTHDTAGNTVSLFGDDAWDIRAYMVGPRSTHLYFRGHSPDGVSRALSEATTRQWKQVMYFLMHEATDTVPASGTLQARSMYLREFMFFAAALQLTLYEGLSNIAVVLDYAAQAGMEAKAQRLHSILVKLHRLGVETTGLRVPLAQLHRPLLERWAQHAGYSQYPVIPTRIYQHFLSTCQHDLGIAEGVADVLSDYLARGYAGESPGVSAALVRAAAHFRCKDRRYVVSSLVASISALCQLVIVSFTGMRAAEAENLPYDCLSETRLDGVTHYTIEGVTTKLSGGRPRRACWVTGPLAARAVRLAQRLSGEAHRAHGAQGYAESTDGSHLLFCRMGLNLSYGYVANRAASNVHDDIEAFRERVFPTITVEDIAELKRVDMHRAWEDEPKYAAGQQWPFTRHQLRRTLALYAHRSGLVTLPTLKRQLQHITQEMSMYYARGSAFAKGFIDTDKTHFAKEWAEAQGLSEYLAYAEQVLFSDGRLFGGHAAWTQSRAVQASPVSVYSREQTIRMFEKGELAYRETVLGGCASVEQCKSTPLDWMRLDCLESDCRNLVVVPSKLQRVIKAQQATVEKLRAVDEASVEYRIEAQTLQRLLVAQENLINPETA, encoded by the coding sequence ATGAACAACACGCTGATTGCGCCGATCGCTGAGCGTCCCGACTGGTATCGGGTAGAGGACGATACGGTCGTCACGCACGATACGGCTGGGAACACTGTTTCGCTGTTTGGTGACGACGCCTGGGACATCCGTGCATACATGGTTGGGCCACGCAGCACCCATCTCTATTTCAGGGGTCACTCGCCTGACGGCGTGAGCCGCGCGCTTTCAGAAGCGACTACGCGTCAATGGAAGCAGGTCATGTACTTTCTGATGCACGAAGCGACCGATACGGTACCGGCGTCCGGCACGCTTCAGGCTCGTTCAATGTACCTGAGGGAGTTCATGTTCTTTGCCGCCGCACTTCAGCTTACGCTCTACGAGGGCCTGTCCAACATCGCCGTTGTTCTGGACTATGCGGCGCAAGCCGGGATGGAGGCGAAGGCCCAACGCCTTCATTCGATTCTGGTGAAGCTTCACCGTCTGGGGGTCGAGACCACAGGGCTGCGCGTACCGCTGGCCCAACTGCATAGGCCTCTGCTTGAACGCTGGGCGCAACACGCTGGATACTCGCAATACCCTGTCATCCCGACGCGGATCTACCAGCACTTCCTGTCGACCTGTCAGCATGACCTCGGCATCGCTGAGGGCGTCGCTGACGTTCTGTCGGACTACCTCGCACGCGGGTACGCTGGCGAGAGTCCTGGCGTCTCTGCGGCACTGGTAAGGGCTGCCGCGCACTTCCGGTGCAAGGACCGCCGTTACGTCGTGTCGTCGCTTGTCGCGTCAATTAGCGCGCTATGTCAGCTTGTCATCGTGTCGTTCACCGGCATGCGCGCGGCGGAAGCGGAGAACCTGCCGTACGACTGCCTGAGCGAGACCCGTCTCGATGGCGTGACGCACTACACCATCGAGGGTGTCACGACCAAGCTGTCGGGCGGGCGTCCCAGGCGCGCATGCTGGGTGACCGGTCCGCTCGCTGCTCGCGCCGTCAGGCTCGCGCAACGGCTGTCGGGCGAGGCGCACCGGGCACACGGCGCGCAAGGCTACGCCGAATCGACGGACGGTTCGCACCTGCTGTTCTGCCGGATGGGTCTGAATCTGAGTTATGGGTACGTGGCAAACCGGGCGGCGAGTAACGTACATGACGATATCGAAGCCTTTCGTGAGCGTGTCTTCCCGACGATCACGGTCGAGGACATCGCTGAGCTGAAGCGTGTCGACATGCACCGCGCCTGGGAAGACGAGCCGAAGTACGCGGCCGGGCAACAGTGGCCGTTCACGCGCCATCAGCTTCGCCGCACGCTCGCGCTGTACGCGCACCGCAGCGGTCTCGTAACGCTGCCGACGCTCAAGCGTCAGTTGCAGCACATCACGCAGGAGATGAGCATGTACTACGCTCGTGGCTCGGCATTCGCGAAAGGCTTCATCGACACCGACAAGACCCACTTCGCGAAGGAATGGGCCGAGGCACAGGGCCTGTCCGAGTACCTTGCGTACGCCGAGCAGGTGCTGTTCTCTGACGGGCGGCTATTCGGCGGGCATGCAGCGTGGACGCAGAGCCGTGCCGTGCAGGCCTCGCCTGTGTCGGTCTACTCGCGCGAGCAGACGATCAGGATGTTCGAGAAGGGCGAGCTGGCGTACCGCGAGACAGTGCTAGGCGGCTGTGCCAGCGTCGAACAGTGCAAGTCGACGCCGCTCGACTGGATGCGTCTGGATTGCCTTGAATCGGACTGCCGTAACCTCGTGGTTGTGCCGTCAAAGCTTCAGCGCGTGATCAAGGCGCAGCAGGCTACGGTCGAGAAGCTGCGCGCTGTCGATGAGGCTAGCGTCGAATACCGTATCGAAGCACAGACGCTGCAACGACTGCTTGTCGCGCAAGAGAACCTGATCAACCCGGAGACAGCATGA
- a CDS encoding type II toxin-antitoxin system RelE/ParE family toxin, giving the protein MKSKPVVPTRQAQQDLETGIDYYLSEEGSEAAALGFITAVEEAFQRLGKNPAMGSPRHAHELDLPGLRSWPLNRYPHLVLYVDRGDYVEVWRVIDGVRDIPAWLHNENG; this is encoded by the coding sequence ATGAAGTCGAAACCCGTCGTCCCTACCCGGCAGGCGCAGCAGGATCTGGAAACCGGGATTGACTATTACCTGTCCGAGGAAGGTTCGGAGGCCGCTGCACTGGGGTTCATCACTGCTGTCGAAGAGGCGTTCCAGCGCCTGGGGAAAAATCCCGCGATGGGATCGCCACGCCATGCCCACGAACTCGACCTGCCCGGGCTCCGGTCATGGCCACTTAACCGTTATCCACACCTGGTCCTTTATGTGGATCGCGGTGATTACGTCGAGGTCTGGCGTGTGATTGACGGCGTGCGGGATATTCCGGCGTGGCTGCACAACGAAAATGGGTAA
- a CDS encoding DNA-binding protein: MSGDLSAVPSAVPPDMPSDDARLAADIERLKAEFPNTRALYREVCALLFFRYGQAPTVNRLYQLVKRGSMGTPAAVLGEFWAELRDKSRVRIAHPDLPADLGAAAGELVATLWTRATASAQAELDALRAEVEGQRTEAEQRVAATRDELGRTETALEQRTAALLAAQVEVRELEKSQAEGHAARQALEAELVRLKSEAAARDRELEKVREGFSRDLEKLRETAERAEERLRATEKRALLEIDRERGAVAKLQKEIDEATKRADRREAEQRRAVEALQAQLGDARHQAGVLQGRLDAVQAANVTLQEQLAALCQAERRAGVHEAAFREAHPVRAKAVPPRSTATRPPASRPARKSAAAPMTAGKTAVRRKKRGQA; encoded by the coding sequence ATGTCCGGTGACCTGTCCGCTGTGCCGTCCGCCGTTCCACCCGATATGCCGTCCGATGACGCCCGCCTCGCGGCCGACATCGAGCGGCTGAAGGCGGAATTCCCGAACACGCGCGCGCTGTACCGCGAGGTCTGCGCGCTGCTGTTTTTCCGCTACGGCCAGGCGCCGACCGTGAACCGGCTCTACCAGCTGGTGAAGCGCGGCAGCATGGGCACGCCCGCGGCGGTGCTCGGGGAGTTCTGGGCGGAGTTGCGCGACAAGAGCCGGGTGCGGATCGCGCACCCGGACCTGCCGGCCGATCTCGGTGCGGCGGCCGGGGAACTCGTCGCGACGCTGTGGACGCGCGCGACCGCGTCGGCACAGGCGGAACTCGACGCGCTCCGGGCGGAAGTGGAGGGCCAGCGCACGGAAGCCGAGCAGCGGGTCGCGGCCACGCGGGACGAACTGGGCCGCACGGAGACGGCCCTGGAGCAGCGGACCGCGGCGCTGCTCGCCGCCCAGGTCGAGGTCCGCGAACTCGAAAAATCGCAGGCCGAGGGCCACGCGGCGCGCCAGGCGCTCGAGGCCGAGCTCGTCCGGCTGAAAAGCGAGGCTGCGGCGCGCGACCGCGAACTGGAGAAGGTGCGCGAAGGCTTCTCGCGCGATCTGGAGAAACTGCGCGAAACGGCGGAGCGGGCGGAGGAACGCCTGCGCGCCACGGAAAAGCGCGCACTGCTCGAGATCGATCGCGAGCGTGGCGCCGTCGCGAAGCTGCAGAAGGAAATCGACGAGGCCACGAAGCGGGCCGACCGGCGCGAAGCCGAGCAGCGCCGCGCGGTCGAGGCGCTGCAGGCGCAGCTCGGTGATGCGCGCCATCAGGCAGGGGTGCTGCAGGGCCGGCTCGATGCGGTGCAGGCCGCGAACGTGACGCTGCAGGAGCAACTGGCGGCCCTGTGTCAGGCGGAGCGTCGGGCCGGGGTGCACGAGGCGGCCTTCCGCGAGGCCCATCCGGTCCGTGCGAAAGCCGTCCCCCCACGTTCCACTGCGACGCGCCCGCCGGCGAGCCGTCCGGCACGCAAGTCAGCGGCCGCGCCGATGACGGCAGGCAAGACCGCCGTGCGGCGAAAGAAGCGGGGCCAGGCGTGA
- a CDS encoding type II toxin-antitoxin system ParD family antitoxin: MTTMNISLPDALKSFVDEQVSERGYGTSSEYVRELIRRDQQRQHLRALLVEGAASGPTVPVDAPYFESLRARVRRARK; the protein is encoded by the coding sequence ATGACGACGATGAACATTTCCTTACCGGACGCGCTGAAAAGCTTCGTCGACGAACAGGTCAGCGAACGGGGCTACGGCACCAGCAGCGAATATGTCCGCGAACTGATCCGCCGCGACCAGCAGCGGCAGCATTTGCGTGCTCTTCTCGTGGAAGGCGCAGCGTCGGGCCCGACAGTGCCTGTTGATGCGCCGTATTTCGAATCACTGCGCGCTCGCGTGCGTCGCGCGCGTAAATGA